The sequence AGGGCCCGGCGGTTCCGCGCGTGCTCGACCTGACGCTGCGTATCGGGGAGCTGCTGCTGGCGGGCGGCGAGGGCGCGGAGGACGTGGAGGCCGCGATGTTCGCGGTGTGCCGGTCCTACGGCCTGGACCGCTGCGAGCCGAACGTCACCTTCACCCTGCTGTCGATCTCCCACCAGCCGTCGCTGGTGGAGGACCCGGTGACGGCGTCGCGGACGGTACGGCGCCGGGGCACCGACTACACGCGTCTCGCGGCCGTGTTCCGGCTGGTGGACGACCTGACCGACCCGGAGACGCATGTCTCGCTGGAGGAGGCCTACCGGCGGCTGGTGGAGATCCGCCGCAACCGGCACCCCTACCCCGGCTGGGTGCTGACCCTGGCCGGCGGGCTGCTCGCCGGCGCCGCCTCCATCCTGGTCGGCGGTGACCTGATCGTGTTCGTCGCGGCGGCCGTCGGCGCGATGCTCGGCGACCGGCTGGCCTGGTTGTGCGCGGGGCGCGGGCTGCCGGAGTTCTACCAGTTCACGGTCGCCGCGATGCCGCCCGCCGCGATCGGGGTGGCGTTCGCGCTGGCGCACATCGATGTCAAGGCCTCCGCCGTGGTCACCGGTGGGCTGTTCGCGCTGCTGCCCGGGCGGGCCCTGGTGGCGGGCGTGCAGGACGGCCTGACGGGCTTCTACATCACGGCCTCCGCGCGCCTGCTGGAGGTCATGTACTTCTTCGTCGGCATCGTCGCCGGCGTGCTGGTCGTCCTGTACTTCGGCGTGAAGGTCGGCGGCAAGCTGAACCCGGACGCGTCGCTGATCATCAACGAACGGCCGCTGATCCAGATCGCGGCGTCCATGGTGCTGTCGCTGACCTTCGCGGTGCTGCTCCAGCAGGAACGCTCGACCGTGCTCTGGGTGACGCTCAACGGGGGCGTCGCGTGGTCGGTGTACGGCGCGATGCACTACGTCGGGAACATCTCGCCGGTGGCCTCCACGGCGGTGGCGGCGGGGCTGGTGGGCCTGTTCGGGCAGCTGCTGGCGCGCTACCGGTTCGCCTCGGCCCTGCCGTACACGACGGCGGCGATCGGGCCGCTGCTGCCCGGCTCCGCCACGTATTTCGGGCTGCTCAGCATGGCCCAGAACCAGGTGGACAAGGGGCTGGTGTCGCTGGCCAAGGCGGCGTCACTCGCCATGGCCATCGCCATCGGGGTCAACCTGGGGTCGGAGATCTCGCGGCTGTTCCTGCGGATCGGCTCCGCCGGCAAGCGCCGGGCCGCGAAGCGGACCCGGGGCTTCTAGGACGACAGGGCCCAGGCGCCCCCGGTCGGCTACTCCCGGCCGTAGTCGTAGGGGTACCCGTTCTCGTCGTACTGCTGCTGCGGGTACTGCTGCTGCACGTACTGCTGCTGGTCGTAGTACTGCTGGTTCCAGTCCTGCTGCTGGTACTGCTGCTGCGGCTGCTGCTGATACTGCTGCGGCTGCGGCTGGTACTGCTGCGGCTGCGGCTGGTACTGCTGCTGGGGCTGGTAGCCGTACGGCTCCGGCTCGGCCGGCTCGGCCGGCTCGACGCGGCGCAGGCGCGTCGTCGCGTCGTCCATCGCCGGCCGGTGCTGGTACGCGGGCTGCTGCTGGGGGACGGGCTGCGGGGCGGGCTGGGCGGCCGGGGCCTTCTTCTCCTTGCTGCGGGCCCGGAGCAGCTCGATCGCGACGGGGATCACGGAGACGAGGACGATCAGGATGAGGATCGCCTCGATGTTGTTCTTGACGAAGTCGATCTGGCCGAGCCAGGAGCCGAGCAGGGTGACGCCCGCGCCCCACAGGACGCCGCCGATGACGTTGAAGACCAGGAACGAGCGGTACTTCATGCCGCTGACGCCCGCGATGATCGGCGTGAACGTCCGCACGATGGGCACGAAGCGGGCCAGGACCAGTGACTTCGGGCCGTGCTTCTCGAAAAACTCGTGCGCCTTGGTGACGTTCTCCTGTTTGAACAGGCGGGAGTCGGGGCGGTTGAAGAGCGAGGGGCCGACCTTCCTGCCGAACATGTAGCCGGCCTGGTCGCCGAGTATCGCGGCGAGGCAGATCAGGGCGATGGCGCCCCACAGGGGGAAGTCCATCTGGTGCGAGGTGATCAGCAGGCCGCAGGTGAACAGCAGCGAGTCACCCGGCAGGAAGAAGCCGATGAGCAGGCCGGACTCGGCGAAGACGACGAGCAGCAGACCCCAGATGCCGAAACTGTCGAGCAGCTTGTTGGGATCCAGCCAGCTCGGGCCGAGGGCAAGTGTCATCACGGGTCCGGGCTCCTGAGGGGTGAAGGGCGGTGGCGGCGGCTGAACGGCGTACTTCCCTGTGCGTGCCGCCAAAGCTATCAACGTGAAGTGACCGCCCCAGGTTCCACCGGCGCCTCCAGGATGCGCTGTGGGACCACGGAGAGAAAGCTGTGACTCATGGGACTCGAAGACTACGGCGGCGGGCAGGGACCCCAGCCGGACGTACTGGTCGTGACGACGAACGACGTGCCCGGACACCGGGTGGAGCAGGTGATCGGCGAGGTCTTCGGGCTCACCGTGCGTTCGCGGCACCTCGGCAGCCAGATCGGTGCCGGGCTGAAGTCGATGATCGGCGGCGAGCTGAAGGGTCTCACCAAGACGCTCGTGCAGACCCGCAACCAGGCCATGGAACGGCTGGTGGAGCAGGCACGCGCGCGTGGAGCCAATGCCGTGCTGGCGTTCCGGTTCGATGTGACGGAGGCCGCCGACGTGGGCACCGAGGTCTGCGCGTACGGCACCGCCGTGGTCCTCGCCCGGGAATGACCGCCGTGGTCCTCGCCCGGCAGTGACCACCGCGGTCCCGGCCCGGGAGCGAACCGGTGCGCACCCGGGCCGGGACCGGTCAGGAGGTGTGCCGGTCGGCGTTGGCGAGGATCGCGTCGCGCAGGTGCTCGGCGAGGCCCGGCCCCATGGCGTCGTAGTACGCCTTGAAGCGCTCGTCGGAGACGTACATCCCGGCGAAGCACCGGTGCAGTTCGTACGGCACCTCGAAGTACCACCGGGTCATGTGCTGCCGGTGCTCCTCGGCCAGGTCCATCGCGGCCTCACCGGCCGCGGGCTCGCCGGCGGCCACCAGGGCGGCGTACCGCTCCTGCCAGTCGTCGACCTCGGCCTTGATCCGCTGCCAGTCCTCCTTGGTGTAGGTGGCGGCGCGGCGCTGCGACTCGGCGTACGCCTCCGTGTTGCCCCAGCGCTGCTCCGCCTCGTCGCGGTACTGCTCGGGGTCCTTGTCCCCGAAGACCTCGAACCGTTCCTCGGGCGTGAGTTGGATACCCATCGTGCGTGCCTCCATGGCGTGCTCCACGGCCGCGGCCATCTTCTGGAGCTGCTCGATCCGGGCGGTCAGCAGATCGCGCTGGCGGCGCAGGTGATCGCGCGGGTCCACCGCGGGATCGTCGAGCAGGACCGCGACCTCGTCGAGCGGAAAGCCCAGCTCCCGGTAGAACAGGATCTGCTGGAGCCGGTCGAGGTCGGCGTCGGTGTAACGCCGGTGCCCGGCGTGCGTGCGCTCACCGGGCACGAGCAGGCCGATCTCGTCGTAGTGGTGCAGGGTGCGCACCGTGACCCCGGCGAACCCCGCGACCTGTCCCACGGAGTAGCTCACTTTTCCGCTCCTTCGGTCGGTACGTCCTCCACGCTGAGGCCTCACGTCGCGTGAGGTGCAAGCCGGATTCCGTCCGGACGCCACAACGCACCGTTCGGGATGTTGTGCACGATGTGTCCGCTTATGGTGAGCCCGTGGCCCAGGACACCGCGCGGCAGCCGCCCCCGACCGCTCCCACGGCCCCGGCGCGGGCTCTGCTGCCGTTCATCCTGCCCGCCGCCGCCGTCGGCGTGGGCGCGGCCCTGGTCTTCGTCGGGGTGAGTGCGGCGGCGGAGCAGCTCCTGCACGTGCTGTGGGGGCCGCTGCCGGACGCGCTCGGGGTGGGCCGCTACTCGGTGCTGTGGATGTTCGTCATGCTCGTGGCGACCGGTGTCGCGGTCGGGCTGGTGGTCTGGAAGGCGCCGGGCCACGCCGGCCCCGACCCGGCGACGCTCGGCCTGGACGCCCCGGCCCTGCCGCCCGTGGCGCTGCCGGGACTGGTGCTGGCGGCCGCGCTGATGCTGGCCGGCGGTCCGAGCCTCGGCCCGGACGCCGGCGTGCTGGCCTGGGCACCTGTGGCCCTGGCCGACGTCGGCGAGTGACGATCGCGGCGCTGGTGATCTCCGAGGCGCTGGCCGGGCGGCCGATGCGGGGGCGGCTGTGGGACAACCTCTTCGCGCCACTGACGGCGGGCGCGTGCGGGGCCATGACGACCGCGCTGGTGGCCCGCCCGACCTTCGACCTGGGGCTGCCGCCGATGGGCCACCCGGACGGCAAGGACGTACTGGCCGCCCTGGTGACCGCCTCGGTGGCCGCGCTGCTCGGCATGTGTGCCGTGTACGCCTTCCCTTACGTCCACGGGGGCTTTCAGCGGCTGCGGCACCCGATGCTGATGCTGCCCGCGGGCGGGGCCGTGCTGGGCGCGCTGGGGGCGCTGGGCGGTCACCTGACGCTGTTCAAGGGGCTGTCGGAGGTCGGGGAACTGGCCCGGAACCCGGAGGGCTGGTCGGCGGGGCAGTTCGCCGTGATGACGGTGGTGAAGCTGGCGGCGCTGCTGGTCGCCGCGTCCTGCGGTTTCCGGGGCGGCCGTATCTTCCCCGGGGTCTTCATCGGTACGTCGCTGGGGCTGTGCGCGCATGCGCTCGTTCCGGCCGTGCATCCCTCGCTGGGCGTGGCGTCGGGTGTCCTGGGCATGCTCCTCGCTGTCACGCGGCAGGGCTGGGTGAGCCTGTTCACCGCCGCCGTCCTGGTGGCCTCGCCCGCCATCCTCGCCCTGTTGTGCATCGCCTCGCTGCCCGCCTGGCTGCTGGTGACGGGGCGTCCGCAGATGCAGTTGCGGCCGGACGGTACCCCGGTCCGCTGAACACACCTTCCTGGAGGCACGTTTTCATGGCCCTGCACAAAGGTCCCGAGAGGCACGAGAAGCGGACGGTCTCTGTCAACCCGTTCTTCGGTGAGGCCAATCCGGTCGCCGGCATGACGGAGGCCCCGCCCACGCACCGGCTCCCGGACGGCCCGCTGCCCCCGAACACGGCGTACCAGCTGGTGCACGACGAGCTGATGCTGGACGGCAACTCCCGGCTGAATCTGGCCACCTTCGTCACCACCTGGATGGAGCCGCAGGCCGGGGTGCTGATGAATGAGTGCCGGGACAAGAACATGATCGACAAGGACGAGTACCCGCGCACGGCCGAGCTGGAGCGGCGCTGTGTGGCGATGCTCGCCGACCTGTGGAACGCGCCCGACCCGTCGGCGGCGGTGGGCTGTTCGACCACCGGCTCGAGCGAGGCGTGCATGCTCGCCGGGATGGCCCTGAAGCGGCGGTGGGCCCGGCGCAACGCCGACCGGTATCCGGGCGCACGGCCCAATCTGGTCATGGGCATCAACGTCCAGGTGTGCTGGGAGAAGTTCTGCAACTTCTGGGAGGTGGAGGCCCGGCTGGTCCCGATGGAGGGCGACCGCTTCCATCTGGACCCGCAGGCGGCGGCCGAGCTGTGCGACGAGAACACCATCGGGGTCGTCGGCATCCTCGGCTCGACGTTCGACGGGTCCTACGAGCCGGTCAAGGAGCTGTGCGCGGCCCTGGACGCCCTGCAGGAACGCACCGGCCTCGACGTCCCGGTGCACGTGGACGGGGCGTCCGGCGGGATGGTGGCACCGTTCCTGGACGAGGACCTGGAGTGGGACTTCCGCCTCCCCCGCGTGGCGTCGATCAACACCTCCGGGCACAAGTACGGGCTCGTGTACCCCGGAGTCGGCTGGGCGCTGTGGCGGGACACGGAGGCGCTGCCGGAGGAGCTGGTGTTCCGGGTGAACTACCTGGGCGGCGACATGCCGACCTTCGCACTGAACTTCTCCCGGCCCGGCGCGCAGGTGGTCGCGCAGTACTACACCTTCCTGCGCCTCGGCCGCGACGGCTACCGCGCGGTGCAGCAGTCGACCCGGGACGTGGCGACCTCGCTGGCCCGGCGCATCGGCGAGCTGAGCGACTTCCGGCTGCTCACACAGGGGGACCAGCTGCCGGTGTTCGCGCTGACCACCGCCGACGACATCACGGCGTACGACGTCTTCGA comes from Streptomyces sp. FXJ1.172 and encodes:
- a CDS encoding threonine/serine ThrE exporter family protein, translated to MTQAEDRKPQSDEARYDPEITSEFAIPEGIEVTEGGGEPESTSEFAVPDGLAVPQPPSPEPEGSAFSLPSTYSAKGAPSAFTPATGIPAVSLIKDAPWQDRMRTMLRMPVAERPAPEHVQRAEEEGPAVPRVLDLTLRIGELLLAGGEGAEDVEAAMFAVCRSYGLDRCEPNVTFTLLSISHQPSLVEDPVTASRTVRRRGTDYTRLAAVFRLVDDLTDPETHVSLEEAYRRLVEIRRNRHPYPGWVLTLAGGLLAGAASILVGGDLIVFVAAAVGAMLGDRLAWLCAGRGLPEFYQFTVAAMPPAAIGVAFALAHIDVKASAVVTGGLFALLPGRALVAGVQDGLTGFYITASARLLEVMYFFVGIVAGVLVVLYFGVKVGGKLNPDASLIINERPLIQIAASMVLSLTFAVLLQQERSTVLWVTLNGGVAWSVYGAMHYVGNISPVASTAVAAGLVGLFGQLLARYRFASALPYTTAAIGPLLPGSATYFGLLSMAQNQVDKGLVSLAKAASLAMAIAIGVNLGSEISRLFLRIGSAGKRRAAKRTRGF
- a CDS encoding DedA family protein, with protein sequence MTLALGPSWLDPNKLLDSFGIWGLLLVVFAESGLLIGFFLPGDSLLFTCGLLITSHQMDFPLWGAIALICLAAILGDQAGYMFGRKVGPSLFNRPDSRLFKQENVTKAHEFFEKHGPKSLVLARFVPIVRTFTPIIAGVSGMKYRSFLVFNVIGGVLWGAGVTLLGSWLGQIDFVKNNIEAILILIVLVSVIPVAIELLRARSKEKKAPAAQPAPQPVPQQQPAYQHRPAMDDATTRLRRVEPAEPAEPEPYGYQPQQQYQPQPQQYQPQPQQYQQQPQQQYQQQDWNQQYYDQQQYVQQQYPQQQYDENGYPYDYGRE
- a CDS encoding YbjQ family protein, with the protein product MGLEDYGGGQGPQPDVLVVTTNDVPGHRVEQVIGEVFGLTVRSRHLGSQIGAGLKSMIGGELKGLTKTLVQTRNQAMERLVEQARARGANAVLAFRFDVTEAADVGTEVCAYGTAVVLARE
- a CDS encoding MerR family transcriptional regulator, translating into MSYSVGQVAGFAGVTVRTLHHYDEIGLLVPGERTHAGHRRYTDADLDRLQQILFYRELGFPLDEVAVLLDDPAVDPRDHLRRQRDLLTARIEQLQKMAAAVEHAMEARTMGIQLTPEERFEVFGDKDPEQYRDEAEQRWGNTEAYAESQRRAATYTKEDWQRIKAEVDDWQERYAALVAAGEPAAGEAAMDLAEEHRQHMTRWYFEVPYELHRCFAGMYVSDERFKAYYDAMGPGLAEHLRDAILANADRHTS
- a CDS encoding glutamate decarboxylase, with translation MALHKGPERHEKRTVSVNPFFGEANPVAGMTEAPPTHRLPDGPLPPNTAYQLVHDELMLDGNSRLNLATFVTTWMEPQAGVLMNECRDKNMIDKDEYPRTAELERRCVAMLADLWNAPDPSAAVGCSTTGSSEACMLAGMALKRRWARRNADRYPGARPNLVMGINVQVCWEKFCNFWEVEARLVPMEGDRFHLDPQAAAELCDENTIGVVGILGSTFDGSYEPVKELCAALDALQERTGLDVPVHVDGASGGMVAPFLDEDLEWDFRLPRVASINTSGHKYGLVYPGVGWALWRDTEALPEELVFRVNYLGGDMPTFALNFSRPGAQVVAQYYTFLRLGRDGYRAVQQSTRDVATSLARRIGELSDFRLLTQGDQLPVFALTTADDITAYDVFDVSRRLRENGWLVPAYTFPANREDLSVLRIVCRNGFSHDLADLFLDDLSRLLPQLRRQPHPLTRDKEAATGFHH